In Toxotes jaculatrix isolate fToxJac2 chromosome 20, fToxJac2.pri, whole genome shotgun sequence, the following proteins share a genomic window:
- the si:ch73-206p6.1 gene encoding phospholipid scramblase 1, producing MNMYAVPSPGIPGCPPGLEYLTQVDQLLIKQKVELVEALVGFESNNKYEVRNIMGQNVFYAVEENDCLSRQCCGPMRSFTIHVLDNFGQEVITVTRPLKCMSCFFPCCLQELEVQAPPGNTVGYIIQQWHPFSPKFIVANEHTEPVLKIHGPFCGWSCLPDVDFEILTMDEVSKIGKISKQWTGLLREAFTDSDNFGIQFPMDLDVRMKAVMIGACFLIDFMFFETTN from the exons ATGAACATGTACGCTGTGCCCAGCCCGGGAATACCAGGCTGTCCACCAGGATTAGAATACCTGACTCAA GTGGATCAGctactcatcaaacagaaagtGGAGCTTGTTGAAG CCCTCGTCGGTTTCGAAAGCAACAACAAGTATGAGGTCCGGAACATCATGGGTCAGAATGTGTTCTACGCCGTCGAGGAGAACGACTGCCTGAGTCGACAGTGTTGTGGTCCCATGCGCTCCTTCACCATCCACGTCCTCGACAATTTCGGACAAGAGGTCATCACTGTCACCAGACCACTTAAGTGCATGTCTTGCTTCTTCCCTTGCTGTTTGCAAGAG CTGGAGGTGCAGGCTCCCCCCGGTAACACAGTGGGGTACATTATACAACAGTGGCACCCGTTCTCCCCTAAATTCATCGTTGCGAACGAACACACGGAGCCTGTGCTGAAGATCCATGGGCCCTTCTGTGGATGGAGCTGCCTTCCAGATGTTGACTTTGAG ATTTTGACAATGGATGAAGTCAGTAAGATCGGGAAAATCAGTAAGCAGTGGACGGGACTTCTGCGAGAAGCGTTCACAGATTCAGACAACTTCGGTATCCAGTTCCCTATGGATCTGGATGTGAGAATGAAGGCTGTAATGATTGGCGCATGTTTCCTCATT GATTTCATGTTCTTTGAGACGACCAACTAG